The following proteins come from a genomic window of Erpetoichthys calabaricus chromosome 18, fErpCal1.3, whole genome shotgun sequence:
- the snrpd3 gene encoding small nuclear ribonucleoprotein Sm D3, producing the protein MSIGVPIKVLHEAEGHIVTCETNTGEVYRGKLIEAEDNMNCQMSNITVTYRDGRVAQLEQVYIRGSKIRFLILPDMLKNAPMLKSMKNKNQGSGAGRGKAAILKAQVAARGRGRGGMGRGNIFQKRR; encoded by the exons ATGTCGATTGGAGTGCCAATTAAAGTTCTTCACGAAGCTGAAGGACACATTGTGACCTGTGAAACAAATACTGGtgaagtatacagaggaaaactGATTGAAGCAGAAGATAACATGAATTGTCAG ATGTCAAACATTACTGTTACATACAGAGATGGTCGTGTGGCACAGCTGGAACAAGTCTATATTCGTGGCAgcaaaattagatttttaataTTACCAGATATGTTAAAAAATGCTCCAATGTTGAAgagtatgaaaaacaaaaatcagggcTCGGGAGCTGGAAGAGGGAAGGCTGCTATTCTAAAAGCTCAAG tggcAGCAAGAGGAAGAGGTCGTGGTGGAATGGGCCGGGGTAACATTTTCCAGAAGAGACGATAA